The genomic segment AGCTCGGCAACCGTCCCGTGCCGGGTCCCGCCGTCCGGCGGCGCCCGGCACGGGTGCGCACGCTCTGGCTCCTGGCCGCGCTGGTCGTGCTGGCCCTGCTCCTGGTGGCGTCGGTCGCGTTCGGCTCGCGCATCGTGCCGTGGTCCGACATCGTCGCCGGCGTGCAGGGCGGCGACGACAACCTGGGCCAGGCCGCCGTGGTCAAACGCCTTCCCCGTACGCTGCTGGCGCTCGTCGTCGGGGCCGCGCTCGGCCTGGCCGGCGCGGTCATGCAGGGCGTCACCCGCAACCCCCTGGCCGACCCGGGCATCCTCGGCGTGAACATGGGCGCCTCGCTGGCCGTCGTCACCGGCATCGTGACGTTCGGCCTCAGCTCGGCCACCTCCTACATCTGGGTGGCCATCGCGGGGGCAGCGGTCACGGCGATCTTCGTGTACGCCGTGGGCTCGCTCGGCCGCGGCGGCGCCACCCCGCTCAAGCTGGCCCTGGCCGGCGCGGCCATCTCGGCCGCCCTGGCCTCCCTGATCAGCGCGTTCGTGCTGCCCCGGAGCGACATCGCCACCGGGTTCCAGTCGTGGCAGATCGGCGGGGTCGGCGGCGCCTCCTACGACAGCCTGCGCCAGGCCGGGCCGTTCCTGCTCGCCGGCTTCGCGATCGCGCTGCTCTCGGCCAGGTCGCTCAACTCGCTCGCGCTCGGCGACGACCTCGCGGCCGGGCTGGGCGAACGCGTGGCCCTGGCCCGGGCCGTGGCGGCGCTGGGCGCGGTGCTGCTGTGCGGCGCGTCGACCGCGGTGGCCGGGCCCATCGCCTTCGTCGGGCTGGTCGTGCCGCACCTGTG from the Paractinoplanes abujensis genome contains:
- a CDS encoding FecCD family ABC transporter permease, whose product is MTQLGNRPVPGPAVRRRPARVRTLWLLAALVVLALLLVASVAFGSRIVPWSDIVAGVQGGDDNLGQAAVVKRLPRTLLALVVGAALGLAGAVMQGVTRNPLADPGILGVNMGASLAVVTGIVTFGLSSATSYIWVAIAGAAVTAIFVYAVGSLGRGGATPLKLALAGAAISAALASLISAFVLPRSDIATGFQSWQIGGVGGASYDSLRQAGPFLLAGFAIALLSARSLNSLALGDDLAAGLGERVALARAVAALGAVLLCGASTAVAGPIAFVGLVVPHLCRLLIGLDHRWLLPFSAVTGAALLIAADVVGRVVARPQEIDVGIITALIGAPFFISIVRRQKVREL